DNA from Colletotrichum higginsianum IMI 349063 chromosome 7 map unlocalized unitig_7, whole genome shotgun sequence:
ACTGAAGACGGCTCCGTAACCGGAGCCGATCAGGCCGGAAACGATCCAGAAGCGCTCGCCGTGCTCCTGGATGAGGCCGGAAGCCAGGGCGACCAGGCCGAGGGATAGCACCATGGCGAAGAACAGGAGAAATGCGACGCGGGAGATGGCTGGCCTCCCGCGGAGgaatggcggcgacgacgaaacCTGCAGGTGCTGCGTCTGTGGCGAGGGTGCCAGCAGGTCGGTCAGGGTCCCGGTGGCCAGACGGGCAACCGTGCTCGTAATGCCAACAATGGAGACATGCGTCGCGGCCGACGTCGGAGGTCCGACGTAGCGCATGGTGGGCGGATACAGGGTCCCGATGACCGTGCCCAGATTGTTGATGAATGCCTCACCGGGGCCGATCATTAGCAGGAAGCCGAGAGCGAAGCACCACATGGTCTTGTCGGCCAGAAAGCTTCTCGTTTCGGCATTGAGCACCATCTTCTTCCTAAGTttggcgtcgtcttcggctgGCCCAAgaacgccgccatcttctGGGTCGTCATCGATTTGTCCAATTGCACCGTAGCCTCTGCTACGTTCAAGCTCGCGCGCGCTGAGAAATGAAGTGCTTCGCTCCAGAAGACCGCTccgctcgagctcctcggcggcttcCTCAAAAatgtcctcctcgtcgacaacctTCAGAGTGAAGGCCCCGACGACTCCGACGACTAGCAGAAGAATGGCCAGAAAGACGAAGAAGTGGAAAACATCCAGGTCTCCAGCCGTGCCGTCCGGCAGGCGCTCGTAAAATACATGGCTGCCAAGCTGGCTTAGCCACATGCCACTCAATCCAaaggcggcgatgggcaCGGCAAGAGCCAGACCGCGATGCTTCCCCTTACCAAAGTTCTTTGCGCACgtcgcgacggcggccaggtaCATGGAACAGGtaccgacgccgacgcagaCAAACGCGAAGATCATCAGGGGATAGGTCCAGTCGGCACCACCGGCGATGCGGTTGCCGGCATAGTCGCGCAGGCCTCCCaggttctcggcctcgagcttccGGTATGTGCCGGCAGCCAAGGCatagccgccgccgaacagTATAGCGGCCAGTAGGGAGAGGGGTGGTGTGCCGACGCGGTCGCAGATGTAGCCGAGAAACGAGACGGGTAGGTAGAGAGCGATGGAGCTGCCGATGGCGAGCCCGTTGACCTGGAACTGGGTGTAATGCAGACGCTCTTGGAAGATGTGGCCGTACATGGAAAAGACGGTGATGGAGCCGGCGCAGAGGGCGGAGATTAGAGCGGCGACGAAGGAGATGGCTCGCAGGGTGCTGGCCGCACGGCGGCTTGGGCGCTTGCGCCAGGAGGAGGGTCTTTCGGAGTCGAAGGATGATCGCGAGCTGAAGCGGCTGATGGTGGAGGATGCATCgttatcgtcgtcgtcgtcgaggactgTTGCCACGACGGTCCGGTCGTCGGACGGGGTCGGCGGAGTTGACGGGCTCGTGGCTCGCGCCATGGTGACTGGCGGCTTCGGCCGGGAGCTTTGAGGTCTTGCTGGTAGCTTTTCGGATCTCGGATCTCGATAGGAGGAGAATTGCGGTTCGGAGATTGTGGGAGGAACGGGCGGTAAGTGATCAGGCAACGAGATAGATGGAAGAGTGAGATAGAGGGAGCAATTAGACAGAAGAGACAAGATGGTCGCAGCTCATTCTTGCCGTAGGGAGCAAACAGATAAGGAGAACATCAACGGAGGGATATTATCAAGGACGGAagcgagagggaggagaagtCTCGGGATGCGGATGGCGGATAGTAGAAGTGACCGACGGACTGACTAACTGGCGGGGGGGGGTGACCGAAGATggtgggaggagacggacgagacgaCGGACTGTCCGCGTCGCAGCCAGAGTCACGATTTCGCACGTCAGCAGGTCGCCTCCGTCACCTAATGATGTCGTGCTCGCAGCGGCCAAGGTGGACCCTAGGTCGCCTGGGCTGTTTGAAGACCGCTGTGGCTGTTTGTTGAAAGAACTGACACGCCGCTGAGCACAGAGCCGAAGCTGCGCTGTGGCAGCCGTTTAGGGGGGGCTGGCAGCACCTTTGTGCTGCACTCGGAGCTGGGGTGAACCAGGCAGGCCAGGCAACGGCGAAGCAAATTAGCCGAGAGGGCCCACTTTCGACATCTGCATAAGCGAGATCGGAGCCCGGTCGATTCGCTGCCGAGGTCCCGTCACCGCTCCCTCACCGAAGCTTTGaccgagaaggccgccagGTGAGGCTTTGCCGCCCACCCAACGACCTAGTGGTACAGACTACCCTCACGTGTGTACAAACACAGCCGTTACTCATCTGTTTGCATCCAACACGTCTAATGTCCATCCCCTCactctttctccttctctcttttctcacCTCCCACTATGCTTCCCGCTGGCCACGCTTTCCGATCATAGCTTCACGATGACCCCGCCGGACAGAGACGAAGGAGACGAAAAGCACCCAGATAGGCCCGAGCAAGCCCTATCCCAGTCTTTCTCGCAGCTAACACTCATCGATGGATCCCCTGACGTCGGCCTTCGACAAGCAAATCTACGCCATCTTCTCACAGAAATCTCGCCATGGGAACTGATTTACCTGCGATCTTTGATCCAGCAGACGACTCCCAGGCTTGCAGACTTGCCCGACCTTCCTGAAGAGGTCGTCGCCGCGATATCCACCCTGATCGACTGCCCCGATGTCCTCACGTGCAAAAGGGTTTCCAAGGCATGGCGAAGAGCTTGGACAGCCGACCTTGTTGCAAAAGATGTTGCGCGAGCCCACTTCCCCGGTCTGATCGAGCTGTCGCCCGAGGAGGCGTCGCCCTGGCTCCTCCTTCGGCCAGCTTTAGCAAGGACCGTTTCTGTTGCTCGTGGTGAATGCATATCATCCCTCTTCAACGAAACGACGGGACCTTCCCTGCTTGAATGCACCACCACACTGAAGCTTGACGCCCGCGCTTGTGAATATGCCAAGCACAACACCACCCGTCCATCATACCCGCTTCCCGGTGGTGCCGGTTACGCTCCCGGACACCAAGCCTCCAACGACTTCGCTTATTGCGACGGAAGAGTTGCTTGGCGATGGGACGAATACAGTTTTTTTGTCGACGACATTCGTGCCTTGACGAGAACCTTGGTTTCACCCTCtgacctcgtcgtcaagggcgaAAAAGACTTCACCGTATGCGCGTTGTCAAcccagcttctcgtcctcgtcaacgctCTCACAACGAGGTCCTTGTAAGTTGATTTGGTTCGGCTTTGGATTTTTGCAGATCGCTTAGACGGCTTCGTCTCTATTTAAGTCTAGGCTTCGCCAGGCCGGCTCCAAATCAATGAGAACATGAGTCCTGATAGGCTAACTCGACTAGGATTGTTTGCCATCTCGAGACAGGGCAATACCGACGAGTGACCCTGCCTTCCCGCATGCACGAAATCACCCTCCACAAGGAGACTTTCGTCGTCACATTCGGCCCTTCCCTCGTTCGAGCAGATCCCCATGTATGGCGCTGGGGAAGTGGTCTCGCCAAGCTGAAGGTGCCCAGGTTCACCGAAATCCCCGAGATACGCAAGCTCATCGACAAGTTCTCCTGCAAACTTGAGCCCTATGAAGCGGCTTGCATGGTGTATTTTATACATCATCCGACTAAACAAGACCTTCTATATCTTGTCACTGGTTTTCATGTCCACTGTAAGTCAACCAAACACCCTCAGCCTGGCCGTATTGCCTATTTGCAGCCTCTAACACATCACCAATCGAAAGTTGCGGCCAGCTCGACAGACTTCGATTCGGTCGACACATTTCGCGAGTGTTTCCACAGCACATTCGTGATTGTCATTCATAAGTTTGACGCGATGAAACATGTTCAGACGTTCAGCTACGAGACTCCCATAATGGAGAGATCGATATCTGTTGGCTTGCGACTTCGATGCCGTCCCATGAACTCCTACGGGCTCTATAACCTCGGTTTCAACTTTGGCTGTAATCGTGCCCGCAAAGTCGACGGCGAGTCGCCTGGTACAACGTCTAGGGTGAGGAAGACCCTCATGGCCACGACCATTCATCTGATCAACTTCAACACGGCAAACGAGACTTTTACGTACGACACACGAGCGATTCGCAGCATGCCTCTGTGGGATCATGATGTCTACACTTGGCGAAAGGTACTTTCGGCAAGCTATTTCTGGAACGGTCTCATTTACTACATGCAAGATGATACTGCTGCTAAGTGCGAAGGCGATGCATCCAAGTTCAGGGGCGTTGGAGCGCTTTGCATTGCCACAGAGTCTTCAACGCTGATCGTGGGCGAAGAATCGCCTTGGTTCAAAGAGGATAAGGTAGCTCGGCTCCTTGGAGTAGACGATGATTTCTTGGTGACGGTTTACGAGAAGGGGTACGCTGTATGGAATTTCGGCAGCCCTACTTGGAGAGACAAGCCGTGGATTCCAAGCTCTGGACGCCTCAGACCAGCTGCACCTCCCGAATCAGAATACTGGCGGTAGACCCAAGGCTGTAATGGCTCGATTAACCCTTGGGTACGGCGGTATGTCGGAGtccaggaagaagaagagggcgtgATGATAGTCGCGTTAGTCACGTCTGAGAGAGCATCGGTACAGCAAAGTCCAACCATGAATCATGGGATGGATATCCGTTGCCGCTAGTCTCCCATGTTGCTTCTGTCAGTGATGGCTTCTAGGACGCCAGCTGGCGCCAGCCGTTCCGCTGCTATCAGAAGGAGGCTAGTTGCAGAGCTACGACAAGACGTCTAGGCGTTAGTTAGTACACACCGCCCCGCTCTCACCATCTTCACGTCTCACGATCTCTCacagcgccgccatcggtCGACGAGAGATGACCTCGGATCAACCCCGGACGCAACCAACTCGTTACGGAATGCCGTTGCCCGTGCGGCGGCACCCACCATGCGCCTCATCAACGTCAACACGCTTTCTCTAGATGAATtctacggcgacgacgtgccCCGGTACGCCATTGTCTCCCACACATGGGGTGCCGAGGAGGTGACCTTCCAGGACTGGAGGGATCACAGGGTCGCGAGGGAGAAGAACGGGTTCCAGAAGATTGAACTCGCCAGGGCGCAGGCGCTTCGCGACGGCCTGGACTACCTCTGGATCGACACCTGCTGCATCAACAAGGAGAGTTCCGCCGAGCtctccgaggccatcaactcCATGTTCGCCTGGTACGAGTGCTCGATGAAGTGCTACGCCTACTTGTCCGACATCGAGCATGCCGGCGGGGAGCTGGGGAACAGTAGCAACGAAAGCGACAAATACCAGGTTCTGTCTCGGAGTCGATGGTTCACTCGCGGATGGACGCTCCAGGAACTCCTCGCGCCTCGGGAggtcttctttttctctaGGGAATGGAGTCCCTTGGGTAACCGCAGGTCGCTAGCCGACGCCATTCAGAGTATCACAAACATCGACTGCCAGTACCTCCACAGGCGGAGCAGGAAACTTCTCTCCGGCGCCAGCGTCGCCGAGCGCATGTCCTGGCTCTCGTGCCGCAAGACGACGCGGGTCGAGGACATGGCCTACTGCATGCTCGGCATCTTCGACATCAATATGCCGCTCCTCTACGGCGAAGGCGCCAAGTCCTTCACCAGGCTCCAGGAAGAGATCCTCAAGACCTCGACGGACCAGTCGCTCTTCTGCTGGTCATGGACCGAGAGCGACCCGGGCTCGTGGGTCAGCATGctggcgccctcgccgcggaACTTCCGCAACGGCCAGGGCTACCAGCCAGCCAACGACGCGACGAGCCGGCCGGTGCCGTACTCGATGACGAACTTCGGTCTCTCGATACAGCTGACCCTGATCCGGCCGGCCGACATCCGCATCTCCAACTTTGGCTTCCGCCCACCGCAGTACATCGGCGTGCTGGCCGCGAGCACCAAGGACGGCTATCTTATTGGCGTGCCGCTGGAAGAGGCCGGCGTCACGGACACGTACCGCGTCATCCGCGACTTCCCGCGCCCGATCGCGCTGCAGTGGACCAGCCTCCGCACCCTGAGGGCGGAGAATCTCAAAGGAGAGGTCCACGACATCTTCGTCCCCTCAAAGGCGTCTGGGAAGGACCTCGAAGTTGTGCAGGTCAAGCCGTACGACTCGAGCTTCCACCTAGGGGAGTACGCCGTCATGCTTCTCATCATCAACAGCAGGGGCTCCGGGGTGGAGATCTTCACCCGCATCGAGGCCATCCCGAGGTACACGGATTCGATGGCGGGTTTCATCACGATGAAGAAGTTCAGACTCCCGCGGAACCTAGCCAACAACAGCTCCGCGTCCTCGAACTTTCGCGCGACCGAGGCGCACGGCGCTCTGGTACGCCTCCACTCCAACTCGCTGAGCCAGAAGGACGGGGCCCTGTGTCTGCTGTTCGGCGTGCTAGTCAGCGAGGAGAGGCAGACGAGGTGGATCTTCCGATacctcgagggcctcgccgagTCCAAGGCGTCGTTCAACGAGGCGAACCTGGAGAGGTTGCTGAGAGATGCGTCGACCAACTGGCaatcgccgtcgtcgaaaGCGGAGGCGAAGAGCGGTTCCGCCCAGACGACCGAGAGGAGGCGCGTGACGAAGCGGGACAGCATCACGACGTCGCTGGGGCCGGAGTTCAGGGCTGAGGTCAACGATCGGAAGACGGTCGCCAAAGCGGCGCATGTTATTGTTTCGGGGCTGCCGGCGGGTTTGAGGACGGTCGAGTCATTGTAActcttggggggggggcttgacTTGGTGTCTATGGATGCCATTGATGTCTTTCCTTGTCTTCGCATGCCTGTATTCCACGGCTGTTAGTTACCAGACCGATTCCTATTTGCTTTTCGTTGTGTTTCCTCGAAAACAGGGACAGGCTACTCACAGTGAGGTGTGTTGAAGACCCAGACGCCGTGGCATTAGAGTGCGTTGCAGCGGAAGAAATGCAGGGCTGCCTCGCGCTCGCTCGAGTAaatcgtcgacgtcgccatcgtGGCGGCTCTCGCCACGGACCTACTCTACAGGGCTACCAGTAGTAGCTACATGATCCATCCACAATACAACCCACATTCCATGACAGAGACTTTCTTGCCGAAATCCCTTCTAGCTAGCTGTGCCACGAAAGTATCATTGACCCCTTCCGCCCGTCTCCTTCCCTCCACAGACAGCGGACCGTTTCATGCCCTTCTTTCGACCGCAAGCCACCATGTGAGCCCCACGCAGGCCGCGAATCAATCATGACAGAGACGGCCTTTTCCATCGAGGTCAGCAGTCTTGATGGACATCGTTTTCAGATGTAATTGATATCCAGAGGCTGTTAGTTCACTTGTTGACGCTCCCATGTTGGTTCAAATCGGACTACGTTGGGTTCAGAGAAGGTTTAAACATGGAGACTCGAAACAGCTAAGTCGATGAAGCTAGACCTGATGTAGAGGGGAATCATTGTGCATTGTGAACCACATCTACTCTCCTCTCGACTTACTGCAGATTACATAACGACTAGACAGCTTTATCGAGCCTCTCACGGATGTTCTTCACATGCCAGACACCCCCTTTGCCCACGATCCACATCTCGTTCTCCCCAAACGCCAGATTCACGGGATCGTTGCCGCCCCCTCCGACGCGGATCGAGCCGAGCGTCCACCCTGATTCCGGGTCCAGGACGTCCaccacctcgccgccggccccgaaGACCCAGCCGCCGCGGCTCACGCGCACGCCGTCGTAGAAGTACTGCATCGCGCGGCTCAGCAGCCTCCGGTTCCCGAGCAGCGGCAGACGCCTCCCCGACGAGGAAACGGCCAAGTCCCACGCCCAAAGGTCGCGGGGGCCCAGGTTGTTCCGCCGTAACGGTTTGGTCTCGGAGGCGCCCGTGTCCGCCAGGTAGAGCGTCCCACCGTCGGGCGAAAGCGATATGCCGTTGGTGTTGCCCTGAAGGTACGCCAGCTCCTTGACCCGGAGAGTGGTGCCGTTGACGAAATAGACCGTGGGCAGCGTGGGCATGGAGTAGGGGTTCAGATCTCGGCCCTGCAATACAGCAAAAGTCAGAACAAATGGGTACGTCATCACTGATCAGATACATACCCAGCCTGATCTGGAGTCAGTCAGATAGTAGTTCCCCTCACGGTCCAGCTCGAGATCGTTGAAGCTCATGAAAGGCCGCTCATAGAAGTTGTTCAGCACGGTCTTGCGCTCCCACGTCTTCGGGTCGATGGTCGCCAGGTATGCCGTCTCGTCCGGGCCCCCGTCCGTGACGACGTGCAGCTTGCCGTTCTGGTACACGCAGCCATGGACGTTGTAAGTTGGCGGGTCCGTCCGGATCTTGGTCAGGTTGTTGGTCCGAACGTCCAAAACATACTGCCAGTCGTGCGTGCCGTTCTGGCCTCCAGGAGGACCCCATTCCACGAAAAATAGTAGCGACTGCTCGGGGATATAACACGAAGCCTCGTGTACTTGAAATGGGAGGACCTGCAGCTGCTCGACGGTGGCGTCTGGTccgatgatgtcgaagaAGCGTTCGTCGTAGGCGACAAAGCTGGTCTTGTTGATGTGCTCGTTGCTGCAAGCCACATCGTCCCGTTGTCAGAAGGCGAAATACTAGACGGTTGGGTGGTTTGCAAATCGTTTTAGACTTACATGGCGGCCACCCTGGGGTCGGACACTTCGGCAGCAGATGGTGCCTCCCACACGGAGCGGTTGAAGCGGCCCGGTATCACGGCGAGGAGCGGATCCTCGTTGGAGACCCAGGCCCATCGGTCCGGGCTGAAGCCCGACGGCAGGGCGTCCAGCTGGCCCGGCACcgggccgacgaggccgacgaggagactGGCGGCGGTCTTTGCAAACATCGTTCTGATGGTTCGGGCCATGATTGCGCGAACTACCGGGCAGTAATCTTCCCTGATGGGTATCTTTATACTCTTCCTGGTTATTGGTACTTTTGCCGGATTCTTGTTTTCACGCCAAGCACTCGGGTTACAGTATCGGACTTGGCCCGCGATCATCGTAATTTCTGTCCCGAACTCGGACTCCGCTCCGTTACCTGTCGGCGGGCTATTTCCGGGAAAGGAGGGAACGCTACGGTGATCGATTAATGTAAGTCAAactacccccatttcggcaccccccccatctcggcacccccagccccaccaagctacactaAAACCTACTACTTTCTATACATACTATATAACCCTACTTTTAAGACTAAGAATTATACtaaaattatttatagtaattaagtactatatatactaaaatttactatttttatatatgtttagctaatacttactatatactagtagttagaaagtaaaagtagtattttactagtaatatactatatttctttttataagctttataacttaaatttaaagctaaatagtatataataactactataagtatttatagagtactactatagttatataaggtttaatttaatattacttacttaatagcttttttatagctatttataaattttccttactaaattaatataagtagaaaactaacttctttattttaagcttattaatagtagtatactatattgctctatattataatactaattatatagaaatatactataataagtagtttttatattttaatataatttctttaaattataaaagaTGTTTTAAAAAATGTTAAGgtttactagtaaaatactagTAGATACTAAcattagtatttatagtataattagtatatagtagATAGAAATAATAGCATATTTACTTTTTAAAGATACTATATTACATACTAtttacttaaatatataattttatattaaatataataagtaggtttatagttataagggtgctagaaagtagtaggttttggtgtagcttggtggggctgggggtgccgagatggggggggtgccgaaatgggggtagtTTGACTTACTATGTAGTGATGCATATGTAATTACGGGCTGCATTCAACTTTGCTTGCTCCTCTAACCCTTTAATAGGATCACAAATGAGCTGCTTCCCTTAGTCTAGTTGTGGAAAGTAATAGGTCGACATACATATATTTAGTACCTAGGAAAATCCATTTTGCTAGTGGTGGCCTTGTCCCACCTAGGCAATGTCCCTCGACATGGAAAAAAATTAATGTTCCTAACATTTCCTAAGTAGGACTGCGTAAATGCGGATGGGATCCACCTTTCCTTTATCCAACCTAATATCTATCAGACTGAAACGGCTGCTAGAAGGGCCCTGTCAGTAATAACAAGGGGTCTGTCGAAAGTGGTGTGGGCTTAGGTCACCCTCGTGACAACCGGAAAATAGATCCTAGGGGCAAATGCGCAGCCTCGCTCGGGAAAATGTTGGGAGCATTGATTGAATGGATCTAACCACCTAAAAATGGGGTTTTTCACGTTGAGGGACATAGCCCAAGTAGGGGAAGGTCATGACTACCATCGTCGTCAGGAGGGATCTTCCTAGACAACACATCCGAATATACACACAATTAACTAATCAATCTTTCTATAGGGTTGCCCTGCTCAGCTTGCCAGTAATAATTAGGAGACAGTGGACTCTATGTCAGTCCTGCTAGTCATTTAGTTATAGTATCCTTGCTATTTTTTCATCTGCAAAAAACCTTAAACTTTTGCTTTTCAACCTATATTCAGGCGATGCTACAGTTATAGCCCCTAGAAGAAGCTAGCTAACTTATTTAGCTTTCGCGAAGTCCGGTGGCCAAGACAAAACGGTTCAGATAGTCACAAATTGGTCACTATTCCTTATGATTTCGGCATTTCTGCAGTAAAACTTGAATGTACACCCTGTGCCTGAAAACTTATAAACCGTTGCTCTTCTCCTGTGTGCCAGGAGCTGCGAATATCTGGCAGTTAGTTGCTTCTGCAATCAATCACCACATTCCAGTCGCCATTCAATTTACCATCTTCTTGCAACGCAAGCGCTCGTTATCAATCTTAATCATGCTATTCCTCAATATTATCCATTGCTGGTTAGCACTACTTTCGCTACTTGCCAACACAGCAAGCGTCTAT
Protein-coding regions in this window:
- a CDS encoding MFS monocarboxylic acid transporter; this translates as MARATSPSTPPTPSDDRTVVATVLDDDDDNDASSTISRFSSRSSFDSERPSSWRKRPSRRAASTLRAISFVAALISALCAGSITVFSMYGHIFQERLHYTQFQVNGLAIGSSIALYLPVSFLGYICDRVGTPPLSLLAAILFGGGYALAAGTYRKLEAENLGGLRDYAGNRIAGGADWTYPLMIFAFVCVGVGTCSMYLAAVATCAKNFGKGKHRGLALAVPIAAFGLSGMWLSQLGSHVFYERLPDGTAGDLDVFHFFVFLAILLLVVGVVGAFTLKVVDEEDIFEEAAEELERSGLLERSTSFLSARELERSRGYGAIGQIDDDPEDGGVLGPAEDDAKLRKKMVLNAETRSFLADKTMWCFALGFLLMIGPGEAFINNLGTVIGTLYPPTMRYVGPPTSAATHVSIVGITSTVARLATGTLTDLLAPSPQTQHLQVSSSPPFLRGRPAISRVAFLLFFAMVLSLGLVALASGLIQEHGERFWIVSGLIGSGYGAVFSLTPIIITVIWGVENFATNWGIVAMFPALGSTFWGLVYSAVYQSGAENSPQRDGGGDVFCYGQQCYAPTFWAMAITVWVACGMILFAWKGKGGWAQRGIII
- a CDS encoding F-box domain-containing protein, with translation MTPPDRDEGDEKHPDRPEQALSQSFSQLTLIDGSPDVGLRQANLRHLLTEISPWELIYLRSLIQQTTPRLADLPDLPEEVVAAISTLIDCPDVLTCKRVSKAWRRAWTADLVAKDVARAHFPGLIELSPEEASPWLLLRPALARTVSVARGECISSLFNETTGPSLLECTTTLKLDARACEYAKHNTTRPSYPLPGGAGYAPGHQASNDFAYCDGRVAWRWDEYSFFVDDIRALTRTLVSPSDLVVKGEKDFTVCALSTQLLVLVNALTTRSLIVCHLETGQYRRVTLPSRMHEITLHKETFVVTFGPSLVRADPHVWRWGSGLAKLKVPRFTEIPEIRKLIDKFSCKLEPYEAACMPGRIAYLQPLTHHQSKVAASSTDFDSVDTFRECFHSTFVIVIHKFDAMKHVQTFSYETPIMERSISVGLRLRCRPMNSYGLYNLGFNFGCNRARKVDGESPGTTSRVRKTLMATTIHLINFNTANETFTYDTRAIRSMPLWDHDVYTWRKVLSASYFWNGLIYYMQDDTAAKCEGDASKFRGVGALCIATESSTLIVGEESPWFKEDKVARLLGVDDDFLVTVYEKGYALHLPNQNTGGRPKAVMARLTLGYGGMSESRKKKRA
- a CDS encoding heterokaryon incompatibility protein; the protein is MRLINVNTLSLDEFYGDDVPRYAIVSHTWGAEEVTFQDWRDHRVAREKNGFQKIELARAQALRDGLDYLWIDTCCINKESSAELSEAINSMFAWYECSMKCYAYLSDIEHAGGELGNSSNESDKYQVLSRSRWFTRGWTLQELLAPREVFFFSREWSPLGNRRSLADAIQSITNIDCQYLHRRSRKLLSGASVAERMSWLSCRKTTRVEDMAYCMLGIFDINMPLLYGEGAKSFTRLQEEILKTSTDQSLFCWSWTESDPGSWVSMLAPSPRNFRNGQGYQPANDATSRPVPYSMTNFGLSIQLTLIRPADIRISNFGFRPPQYIGVLAASTKDGYLIGVPLEEAGVTDTYRVIRDFPRPIALQWTSLRTLRAENLKGEVHDIFVPSKASGKDLEVVQVKPYDSSFHLGEYAVMLLIINSRGSGVEIFTRIEAIPRYTDSMAGFITMKKFRLPRNLANNSSASSNFRATEAHGALVRLHSNSLSQKDGALCLLFGVLVSEERQTRWIFRYLEGLAESKASFNEANLERLLRDASTNWQSPSSKAEAKSGSAQTTERRRVTKRDSITTSLGPEFRAEVNDRKTVAKAAHVIVSGLPAGLRTVESL
- a CDS encoding AkeP protein — encoded protein: MIAGQVRYCNPSAWRENKNPAKVPITRKSIKIPIREDYCPVVRAIMARTIRTMFAKTAASLLVGLVGPVPGQLDALPSGFSPDRWAWVSNEDPLLAVIPGRFNRSVWEAPSAAEVSDPRVAAINEHINKTSFVAYDERFFDIIGPDATVEQLQVLPFQVHEASCYIPEQSLLFFVEWGPPGGQNGTHDWQYVLDVRTNNLTKIRTDPPTYNVHGCVYQNGKLHVVTDGGPDETAYLATIDPKTWERKTVLNNFYERPFMSFNDLELDREGNYYLTDSRSGWGRDLNPYSMPTLPTVYFVNGTTLRVKELAYLQGNTNGISLSPDGGTLYLADTGASETKPLRRNNLGPRDLWAWDLAVSSSGRRLPLLGNRRLLSRAMQYFYDGVRVSRGGWVFGAGGEVVDVLDPESGWTLGSIRVGGGGNDPVNLAFGENEMWIVGKGGVWHVKNIRERLDKAV